The genomic window AGAATATCTTTGTTCTTATTAGCATCATTTCGCAATATTGCAAGGTGAAGAAAAACCATAAAATCATTAGGTTCACTAAGTTTTAAATTTTTTAATAAAATCATATTTAGGAATTCAGCATCGAGTTTGCTTACTAAAAACATTTGATAACGGTTGTTTATCATCTCAATAATCTGACTATACTTATTTTCATCTATACCAAATAGCTCTAGTTGCATATTTTTTTCAATTAATTCAGTGTATTTTGGGAACTTTATATTGGTATAAACATATGAGGAATTAGTATTGAAAAATATATTTTCAAAAAAATAGCCAAACTGATTTATTAAGTTTTTGCTATTTTCATTAAAAAATAAATTAAGCAGGTTAATAATGGTCATATATTCGTATTTTACATCGTTAGTTTCAACTTGATTAATACCAATGTATTTAAATCGTTTGACATAATGTTCTCTCATCTCAGGAGAAGAAGATAGCCTTTGTTTCAAAAGAGAATATATCCTATCAAATGGCGAAAGACTATGAAAAATAAGATTCATTTGAAAAGGCAAAACAGAAAATTTATCGTTTCTAAGATTATATTTCGTATTTTTATCTTCTTCTCTTTTATTTTGTGTATAAGTATTTTTATATATATCTTTACTTGTACCATCTAAGTTTATTTGCCATGCATGTGCATTGTTAATATAACTTTCTATAAAAAAATTATCTGTTGAATTGTCATAAAAAAGAAAATGAAGTTTATCTTTTAACAATTCCCCATCTAATCTCCAAAGTAATGAAGCAATGAGTAACTCAAAAAAAGTAGTTTTTCCTATTCCATTTTTTCCAACAATACATGTAATATTTGAAATAGAGTTATTAAATGGATGATGATAGTCAGTATTATGTTTTAAGCGAATATTTCTAATATAGTTTACTGGATTTGGATTGAATTCTTCTACAATGAATTCGTTATCGAATTGGTATCCGCCTTTAGGTATATGTTTGTAGTCATCTTCTAAAAAAAAATATAATAATTTCAATACATTTTCTCCATCTTAATATTCATTTCAATACCAATTCGCTATCAGCTTTGATTCTCAAAAAGGGGAGAGGAGGAGACATAAGGCACTTTTGCGCTGGGGGTCTCTTTGGAAGTTTTTTCGAGATGAACGTCTTGATCGTCGAAGAAAATATCCGCTTGAAATGCCTTTACGATTTCGTATTTATCGACACCTCCTAGGAAAAAGGCTTCATCGATACGGACTCCCCACTCGTTGAGTGTCCGTATAACCCTCTCATGGGCGGGAGAGTTGCGGGCGGTGATGAGGGCGGTGATGAGGGCGGTTCGGATCGGGGCAGAGGTATTATCTGGAAAATGAGTTTGGATTTTGGAGATAACCCGTAGTAATTTGGCGAATGGTCCATCGGGGAGTGATTTGCTGACGTTCTCTTTTTCGTGTGCGATGAAGGCATCGAGCCCTTGGAGTTTGTAGATTTGTTCCGATTCGTCTGAAAATAAAACGGCATCTCCGTCAAACGCGATGCGCACTTGATGAGAAAGGGTCATTTGTCGATCTCCCTCGAACGGTAAAATCCTCGCAGCGGCTATCCCGACATCGATCGCATCACGCACATCGTCTTCGTAGGCGGATAAAAAGAGATCGACTTTAAACGGTAATAGATATTTGGAGATTTTTTCTCCACCCGTCCATGCGGATCGAACGATATCGAGGTTGTACGCTTCTATCGATTTGGTGATCCGTAAACTGGTGGCGGCATTGTTGCGTGAGATGATAATGACTTCGATGTGTTTTCCATCATCAAACAGGGTATTGATCGCTAAAAAGTTGTTGACGAGATCGAAGGCGGTGCCGGGTTTCAGGATATCATGCTCTTTTTCGAGCTGATGTTGGTAGTACTCTTTTAGCCCTTGTTTCTCAAAAATTCTATTTTCTTCTTCTAAAGAGAACAATGCACGCGAAGAGATGGCAATAACCAGTTTGTTTTCTAAATCATACCCCATTTGGTAGCCTTATCGTTGTATGATGAATTCATGAGTGGAAGAGATTACCTCATACTCCATAACAAAAATTCATAATGAGAGATTATATCGTATAAAAAACTTACTTCGCTACCACTTTATTTCTTCCTGTTTCTTTCGCCTGATACAATGCATCATCCACATTTTTAAATAGTGCTTCAAGCGGTTGGTCATCGGAATATTGGCTCACTCCGAAACTGGCGGTTTTATTCATGATAATAGAAAATTTGTGTGCCATAATGGTGGCTCTAAGATTCTCAGCGAGTGCCGTTGCTCCTCGTAGATCGGTGTGAGGACAAATAATAAGAAACTCTTCTCCACCCCAGCGACCTACAAAATCAGTTTTACGTATATTGTCGGAGATAGTCTGTGCAAACTCTTGCAAAATCAAATCTCCCGTTTGGTGTCCAAAGTGGTCATTAACATCTTTGAAGAGGTCAATATCAGCCAAAATAATAGAAAAAGGCTGTTTGTGTCGGTTGGCTCGCAACTGTTCGCTTAAGAGCATTTCATCAATTTTTACCCGATTGGCTAAACCAGTGAGTTTATCGGTTTCAGCATTATTTTTAAAGATCATTTGCTCATCAATATTTTCATAAAAAGCGATATATCCAACGATAGTATGATTGTGATCATATTCGGGAAGAATTGTGACACGGTACCAGTGGGGTTCGTTTTCGAAATTTTTATTGAGCACTTCAAAAGTGTAGGTTCTCTCTGAAGCGATTGCACTCCATATCTCTTTGTAAAGATGTTTTGGGGTGAAATCTGATTTGAGAATACTGATGGGTTCACCGATAATTTGTTCTTTTTTGCATTTGATTTGGTGAAGAAAACTCGTGCTGATATCGGTAACAAACCCTTGTAAATTGACTTTTAAAAATGATACGTAGTTGTCGATAATATTAAGTAGCTGTGTATTTTTACTCAAAGATTCTTGTAGTTTTTGTTCGGTATTTTTTTGCTCAGTTATGTCAAATGCTACTCCCATTGCTTCATTGGGAGTATTTTTTAATGCGGTTAAACTGGCGATTAAAATAACTGGCGTTCCATCTTTTTTAATAGCTTTGATTTCGGATGAATATATCCCCTCAATTGGGAGTGAGAGGGTACATTGATCTCCGTATTTTTGGTATTCCTCTTCGTCAAAATAGATAATACGGGTAGGTTTTCCCTGAAGTTCACCCCGTTCATATCCCAAAATAGTTTCAAAAGTTTCATTTGTCCAGACAAAATGTCTATTTTTGATATGGACGAAACCGGTTGTTTTAACTTCGAGCAATGCTTGTTGCTCATCAAGTGTCTCTTGTAAGAGTTTACGACTTTCTGCAAGTTTCGTAAATAATCTTGATCGTGATTCGAGCACTTTTCGGATCATCCCTGACAAAAACCAGCTCACAAAAAAAGAGAGGATGAGAACGATGAGACTGATAATTAAATACTCATTATAGGTATTGGCATCCTCTTTGGCAAGGTAGCTTTTTTTGAGTTGTAAGATCAAAAATAGCTCATCATCAAGAGGAATATTGAGTTTCCGTGCTACGATTGAATCGTCTTGGTAGA from Sulfuricurvum sp. includes these protein-coding regions:
- a CDS encoding 5'-nucleotidase gives rise to the protein MGYDLENKLVIAISSRALFSLEEENRIFEKQGLKEYYQHQLEKEHDILKPGTAFDLVNNFLAINTLFDDGKHIEVIIISRNNAATSLRITKSIEAYNLDIVRSAWTGGEKISKYLLPFKVDLFLSAYEDDVRDAIDVGIAAARILPFEGDRQMTLSHQVRIAFDGDAVLFSDESEQIYKLQGLDAFIAHEKENVSKSLPDGPFAKLLRVISKIQTHFPDNTSAPIRTALITALITARNSPAHERVIRTLNEWGVRIDEAFFLGGVDKYEIVKAFQADIFFDDQDVHLEKTSKETPSAKVPYVSSSPLFENQS
- a CDS encoding GGDEF domain-containing protein produces the protein MKHILPKRLTITFVFFIFSAILIILFIGTDRLLFSAQVKKTALNNAVGKTVERETYFKNFLSESNNLLSGIAESKPFQNYLVHQNIDIEPLFFTLAKSNSLIMQLRYIDKSGMEKIRVDRQTIGDTPFVVEQNKLQNKADRYYFSHSLYKPLNKVWFSKLDLNIEHNQVEKPYKPTLRAIYPISDNNGHFNGILIVNYFMSSFLDQFFNAPLYDMILTDKAGYPLIHYQKNKNWGFYQSPQYNIHTEFPQQIQAILTSTLYQDDSIVARKLNIPLDDELFLILQLKKSYLAKEDANTYNEYLIISLIVLILSFFVSWFLSGMIRKVLESRSRLFTKLAESRKLLQETLDEQQALLEVKTTGFVHIKNRHFVWTNETFETILGYERGELQGKPTRIIYFDEEEYQKYGDQCTLSLPIEGIYSSEIKAIKKDGTPVILIASLTALKNTPNEAMGVAFDITEQKNTEQKLQESLSKNTQLLNIIDNYVSFLKVNLQGFVTDISTSFLHQIKCKKEQIIGEPISILKSDFTPKHLYKEIWSAIASERTYTFEVLNKNFENEPHWYRVTILPEYDHNHTIVGYIAFYENIDEQMIFKNNAETDKLTGLANRVKIDEMLLSEQLRANRHKQPFSIILADIDLFKDVNDHFGHQTGDLILQEFAQTISDNIRKTDFVGRWGGEEFLIICPHTDLRGATALAENLRATIMAHKFSIIMNKTASFGVSQYSDDQPLEALFKNVDDALYQAKETGRNKVVAK